DNA sequence from the Streptomyces sp. CA-210063 genome:
CGGGCAGCCCGCAGTGGACCGTCGAGAACGGAGCGCCCTGCGCCTTCGCCGACGCCGCGTCCGCGAAGACCACGGTCACCTGCGCGGACAACGGCACCTACACGGTGACCCTGAGCGGTGGCCGGAGCAGCGACTCGGCCACCGTGAAGGTCACCAACGCGGCGCCGACGATCACGTCGGCCGCCGGCCCGAAGACCCCGGTGTCGGCCGGCAAGCCGGCCTTGGTCACGGCGGCCTTCGGTGACCCGGGCGCCGGTGACACCCACACCTGCGAGATCGACTGGAAGGACGGCGGCCGGCCCACCGCCGGCAAGGTCACCGCCACCGGCTGCCGTGCCGAGCACACGTACACCGAGGCGGGCATCCACCGCCCGGTCGTCACGGTCACCGATGACGACGGCGCCTCGGACAGCACCACGCTTGCCGAGCTGATCGTCTACGACCGGGCGGCGGGCGCCGCGACCGGCGACGGCGGCTTCACCTCGCCGGCCGGCAAGGCGACCTTCTCGTTCACCGCCAAGTACAACTGGTTCAGCACGACGCCCACCGGGAAAGCCGCGTTCGACTTCGACCAGGGCAAGCAGAAGTTCCGCTCCACCGCGTCCGACTGGTTGGTGGTGACCGGGTCCACCGCCGTCTACCAGGGGACCGGAACCGTCAACGGCCAGAGCGGCTACGCCTTCCGCATCACCGCCACCGACGGCCCCGACACCTTCAAGATCAAGATCTGGAAGAAGTCCACCGGCACGGTCCTCTACGAGAACACGAACGCCGCGGAGACGAAGGGGATCACCATCGGCCGTAGCTGACATCGAGCCCCTCACGACACGTCCCGCCGAGCCGCGCCCGGATCAACTCCGGGCGCGGCTCGGCGCGTTGGGCGGAAGTGAGTACCGAAGTGATGATCGGGTTTCGGCCTGAAACCCGATCTCGCGGCGGCCCATGAGCCCTCCCGGGGAATCCCGACGCGTCCAGAACGTTGAACCCCCTATGACCTCCGTGCTCTCCACCACCCGCTTCTCCGTCCTCGACCGCTCCCGCGTCAGGGAGGGCCACACCGCCCCCGAGGCGCTGCGGGACACCGTGCGGCTGGCACGGGAGGTGGAGGAGCTGGGGTTCCACCGGTTCTGGGTGTCGGAGCACCACGGTGTGCCGGGCGTGGCCGGTTCCGCGCCGACGGTGCTGGCGGCGGCCGTCGCGGCGGCCACGCGCACCATCCGGGTGGGCACCGGCGGCGTGATGCTGCCCAACCACCGCCCGCTGGTCGTGGCCGAGCAGTTCGGCGTGCTGGAGTCCCTGTTCCCGGGACGGATCGACATGGGGCTCGGCCGTTCCGTCGGCTTCACGGACGGCGTACGCAGGGCACTGGGCCGGGACAAGGACGCCGCCGACGCCGATGACTTCGCGGGTCAGCTCGACGACCTGCTCGGCTGGTTCCGCGGGACGTCCCCGACCGGTGTGCACGCGCGTCCCCCGGAGGGCCTGGCCGTACCGCCCTTCGTCCTCGCGATGGGCGAGGGCGCCGAGATCGCCGCGCGGGCGGGCCTGCCGATGGTGATCGGCGACCTCCGCGACCGCGACAGGATGCGGCGCGGCATCGACCGCTATCGCGCCGGGTTCCGCCCGTCCGCCTGGGCCGAGGAGCCGTACGTCGTCGTCTCCGGCACGATCGCCGTCGCCGACACCCCGGAGAACGCCCGCCGCGTCCTCCTCCCCGAGGCCTGGGCCATGGCGTACTCCCGCACCCACGGCACGTTCCCGCCGCTCACCCCGGCCAAGGAGGTCGAGCGGCGGACGATGACGGCGAAGGAGCGGGGCTTCTACGAGGCCGGCCTGACCGGACACGTGTACGGCACCGAGGAGCAGGTCGCGCACGAGCTGGAGTCGGTGGTCAAGGAGACGGGTGCCCAGGAGGTCCTGGTCACGACGAGCACGTACGACCGCGAGGCACTGTGGGACTCCTACCGGAGGCTGGCCGGGATCGCGGGCCTCAGCTGATCCCCAGGGCCGGCACCGATCTCCGTCGCGGGCCTCGGCTGGAACCCCGTCGTGGAACTCGGCCGTCCTCCCCGGCAGTCGCCGCGCTGTTCCGGCGTGTGCGCGACCATGGCCGCCACATCGATCACCGCCGTCTCCGCGGCCCCTGCCAGGGCCCGCCGGTCGACGTGACCGTCCGGGTCGATGACGGGCCGTACGTCCACCTCGGCGACGACTCCGCGTGCCGACACCACCCGCCACACCGACGCGAGCAGCGAGTCGTCCCCGACATAGGCGGGCGCGGTGCTCGCGCCGCCCTCGGTGAACCGGTAGCGGACGCGCACCGGCTGTACGGGCACGCCCGCGTCGAGCGCCGCCTGGAACACGGCCCGCCGGAAGCGTCCCTGCGCCCGGCCGCACCAGGTGCTCCCCTCGGGGAAGGCGACGACCGCCGCACCGCCGCGCAGGGCCTCGGCGATGGTCGCGACCGTCTCCGGCAGCGCGCGAATCCGGTCCCGCTCGATGAAGAGCACCCCGCTCCGCGCGACGAGAGCGCCGGCCACCGGCCAGCCGCGAATGTCCGACTTGGCGAGCATCCGCGCGGGACGCACCGCGCCGAGCAGCGGTATGTCCAGCCAGGACACGTGGTTGGCGACGAGGAGCAGTCCGCCGGCGGGCGGGGCGGGGCCGGTGATCCGTACCCGGACCCCCGAGGCCCGCACGGTCCACCGGCACCACCGCCGCACGACCCCGGTCGGAACCCGCAGGCCGAGGAGGGTCACCAGGACCCCGAGGAGGACCAGGGTCACGACCGCCGCGAATCGCGCGACGGCCCGGGGCACCGCCGCGACCGACGCCCTCGCCTCCACACACGCCTGCGGGCTGCAGGGCGCGCTGGGCAGCCACACGCTCATCGGGTCAGGCCGCCGGTACGAGGGAGAGGAAGTGGCGCAGGTAGCGGGCGTTGACCTTGCGCATCGACAGCAGCACGTACAGGTCGGCGACGCCGAAGTCCGGGTCGTGCGCGGGCTCGCCGCAGACCCAGGCGCCGAGCCGCAGATAGCCGCGCAGCAGCGGCGGCAGTTCCATGCGGGCCGCCGGGGCCTCGTCCTTCGGGGTCCAGGGCAGCAGCGGCCGTACCCGGTACTCCTCCGGCGCCAGGTGCTTGTCGCGGACCCGGTCCCAGGTGGCGGAGGCGAGCGTGCCGCCGTCGGCGAGCGGGATCGAGCAGCAGCCGGCCAGCCACTCGTGGCCGCGGTCGAGCATGTAGCGGGCGATGCCCGCCCAGATGAGGCCGATGACCGCGCCGTCCCGGTGGTCGGGGTGGACGCAGGAGCGGCCGACCTCGACGAGGCCGGGCCGGATGGCGTCGATGTTGGTGAGGT
Encoded proteins:
- a CDS encoding GNAT family N-acetyltransferase, with amino-acid sequence MTASTLDSPPQSMAPTRYTVTLARSEEDVRAAQRLRHDVFAGEMGALLAGPQPGLDADPFDAYCDHLLVRETLTGQVVGTYRLLPPERAAVAGRLYSEGEFDLTNIDAIRPGLVEVGRSCVHPDHRDGAVIGLIWAGIARYMLDRGHEWLAGCCSIPLADGGTLASATWDRVRDKHLAPEEYRVRPLLPWTPKDEAPAARMELPPLLRGYLRLGAWVCGEPAHDPDFGVADLYVLLSMRKVNARYLRHFLSLVPAA
- a CDS encoding lysophospholipid acyltransferase family protein translates to MSVWLPSAPCSPQACVEARASVAAVPRAVARFAAVVTLVLLGVLVTLLGLRVPTGVVRRWCRWTVRASGVRVRITGPAPPAGGLLLVANHVSWLDIPLLGAVRPARMLAKSDIRGWPVAGALVARSGVLFIERDRIRALPETVATIAEALRGGAAVVAFPEGSTWCGRAQGRFRRAVFQAALDAGVPVQPVRVRYRFTEGGASTAPAYVGDDSLLASVWRVVSARGVVAEVDVRPVIDPDGHVDRRALAGAAETAVIDVAAMVAHTPEQRGDCRGGRPSSTTGFQPRPATEIGAGPGDQLRPAIPASLR
- a CDS encoding MsnO8 family LLM class oxidoreductase, with protein sequence MTSVLSTTRFSVLDRSRVREGHTAPEALRDTVRLAREVEELGFHRFWVSEHHGVPGVAGSAPTVLAAAVAAATRTIRVGTGGVMLPNHRPLVVAEQFGVLESLFPGRIDMGLGRSVGFTDGVRRALGRDKDAADADDFAGQLDDLLGWFRGTSPTGVHARPPEGLAVPPFVLAMGEGAEIAARAGLPMVIGDLRDRDRMRRGIDRYRAGFRPSAWAEEPYVVVSGTIAVADTPENARRVLLPEAWAMAYSRTHGTFPPLTPAKEVERRTMTAKERGFYEAGLTGHVYGTEEQVAHELESVVKETGAQEVLVTTSTYDREALWDSYRRLAGIAGLS